The window attttaaaataataccataAACTTAGATCCATTTTAAGTATGTATCATGATATATTATTTTACACTATTAGAAATGTAATTAGGCATTTACTTACACAAACCCTGTGCATTCAGTAACCACGAAGCCATTGAATGAGGGAactacattaattatatatacttaaataATTATCAACACTTTCACGTATATGCATGAACTTCCCATGCACGTTttagcattgccagggcataaatttcattcacttcacatatatacacatatgcacatatccaTACCAATGCCTTTCATGTTTATAGGCTACCTCTCATAGTCATGCATAAACATATGTGAAGGATAAGTGAGCTGCCATATTGCACAGAATATGTCTAAAATGTGAGctataaatactttaaaagaaaatgtaattataaacATAAGATAATTTATGCAATCCCAACAACACAGCTACTTGTAGATTCTTTAATCATGTCTTTGTATTTCTGTACACAGACAAGAGAGGAAAGTTAGGGGTTAATGCTTCCAGCTTTAGCTTCTAGTCTCAGAGGGAGTCATTGTAGTTACTGTGAATATGAGGCAGTGAatttagaaagaaggaaagaactagTGCTTGGGGGAACAGACAGAACGCACAGTTCTTTAAATAGACCCCAACCTGAGGTCTCTACCCAAGACTGAATCCCAGGTGCTTGTCAGAACTTCTTTAGTTATAGTCAGCTTGTTCAAAGAGAAACCAGATCTCTATGAGAGTTTTTCCTTtcaccttctcaaaaatcagtggGAGATGTGGATTCTTCAAGAATGTAGAAGGCAAAGTCATGTACCATATTTAAACTTCTGAGTTGATGGGAACACCTCATCTAGAGATCCAAGTCCACCGAGCCACCCTTTGAGATGGGAAGAAGAATTATGGCTTCCACTGTGTCAGACCTAGAAAGGTAGGAAGATGCCCTCCAGACAGAAGCTCTCCAGCAGCAGACTGATTCTGAACCTCCATGTTCTACACTTAGGTTCAGATATTCCACAATCAGAATCAAATTTTCACCACCCTTTCACtaatgttttaaaagtatataactttatttcagaatatattgtatagtATTATATAGTATGCAAGTAATAGTTGTTTCcggtaaaaatagaaaaatatatattttaaaggagtaGAGGAGCAATGAatattgagaaagagaaaaattatatgTCCTTTTCCACTTTTCTAAGGAATGCTCAACCACATCTTTCAAACAAAGCAGATGATAAACTGTTCTCTTCATAATGAAATCATTTCATATGCAGCAAAAATAACCAAGGATCAACAAACTTCCTGTCCATTAAACATAGCTTGTATTCATAAATCTTCATGTGCTCAGTTACtaagaatgaaatggaaacagGAGAAATTTTCCAAATGTCAGGACAATAGATTCCATGGCACATGAAGGAAAAGTTCGTGGAGAAAACAGACACAGGATGAGGCCACATTTCCCATTTCAAGGGTAGCTCTTGGGTGATTTTTGTTATTCTGTTGTTTCTCAAAAAAGTGAACACTGAGAGCATAAAGTCAGACCAAAGAGATTAGATTATGAAAGACTGAGACCTGTCTCTTGACATGAGTGTTCTGGGtctgagaaaaaataatttagagagaccagaagaggaaaaCTGGATTTAGCCATGCAACATGGGGGGTGTCCCACTTCCAAACTATGTAAAATAAGTGAGTCCCCTACCAAGAATAGTAGAAAAAGCCAATAAGAATGTTATCTCAAATCAATGGCTGTACAATCAGAAAATCCTAGTATTCTGGATTATAAGGCAACTAGGCTACCTACTATATATTTAGACCCTGTGGAGATAGAGGGTAgatagaggaaagaaggaagggaaggagggagggagggagggagggagggagggagggagggagggagggagggagagaggaaagatctAAGAGAAAGCAATACATTGTCAAAGACACTGAAAGTCCAACCTAGTCCAGGGAAGTAGCAACAATCCTAAATTCAAATTCTCTAATTCAGTATATTGTCTAAGCACCCTGTTTATGAACAGTAGTCATAACAGGTTAACAATTTTCCTGACCCACCTGGAGCAGGATTCTCAACTACTCATTACCAACAAAGACAGTATTGTATGCTTCTAAAAGCCCTGGTCCAAGAGTCATGTACTCTGACAACAATTTTGTATGTGATCATTGACAGATTATTTAATGACTCTGGGCTCTTACTGTTCCTCATGGTAAATGATGACACAGACGTTTTTCATAATTTAGAAACAAACAATTTAAAGGAGCTTTAGTAAAGGGTCTCAAAATCCAACAATCCCTCCTCCACAGTTAATCAGCAGGAACTAGCACGCTGGAAAGCTAAAGCTTCAGCCAGCATCTATGTAGTCCAGCACCTGGGGACGACAATGAAGATGATCTAAGTATGCTTTCTCAAATCACTCTTAATCCTGATGACCGTTCCCACCAAATGAGAGTGACATATTGTGGCCAGGGGCAGGTAAATATGTACCCtcctgtttaaacagaaaatatggTACTATTTGAGCAGATTGAATCTAGTAAAAGGAAGCAAAGCAGAGACCCTCAGTTCCAGATAATGTGAGTATCTAATTGCCACTGGAGATTtcaaagaagtattttttttcgGTATATCTCATGATTATTAGCTAGAAGGTTGATTAGCTTTCTGGTCTAGAAGAGACTGATAAAATCTGAGCCCCCTCAACATCAGATCATTATAAATGAAGGGTGTAAATAAAGATATGAGGCCTGATTGAAATCTTGAAGAACCCCATTCAGGATCCTCAAAGTCTATAAAATATTTGTTAGTTTGCAAGTATTTGTTAAGGGAACCTATAAGGATGCTCTTCTCATCAGGTTCCCATTAAGAAAGAGGTGAAAACTGAGGTTCTCAAGCCAAAACACACGGCAGCAAAGACTAAGAGAAGACATGTTGAATAAGAACCAAATCGCTTGTCACCTATGtcttacagggttttttttttttgtcacaagtTGTGTTTCTTAGAGAGCTCAGacctcaaaaaaacaagcaacattAATTAAGCAAGAACATGTAAAAATTGGCACTCAAAAAGTTCTCTATAACTTCTAGTATGATAAACAGCCATAACACTAATAAACATAGCTCAAACAGGGGTCAAGGGATTCTGGTTAAGGAAAGTTCTAGTTGGGAATATTTTTAATGGGAATCAGCCAATGGGTCTATAACATCTGAATAATGGCCTTTATTAGATACTTCCCTCGCCATACTTGTACCCAACTTCTCATCATCAAGAACAGAGGAGCTGGGCTGAGTGACAGGTTCAAAGCCATTTTCATGAATTATTTACCATCCAGGATATCCCTGAATAAAGTACAGTCAacaaatcaaactcaggttgcagTTTGTATAAGCAAATCCAGGTTAGAATATAGAAGCAGACATGCACTAACACGTGACCCATGCCTACTTTTATACTGTAACAGAAAAAGACACTGATTTAAAGAGCAAATAAATCATAACACAAACAATATATTcatgttttatgattttaattGAAGATAATACATATAATTGCAAACACACAGATGGTCCATCTTTTTCTTCAGGCTAGAACCAAGATGATTACTATCTTAAATAACCAAAGATAGTACAAGAATAAATTACTATGGTCCTTTAATCTATGTTCCCTTCCTGCCTTGAGCTAATGATGTTGAAATGACCCAACGTGGAGAGAAATGGAACTGTGTGAAATGTTGACCAAGTAATTTGTTAACTAGAAAATGGCAATGGTTATTATAGCTAATTTTTCACAGTAATTTGCCCTTCACAGATTCTACTtcgaagaaaatattttttctttagaaaataatttcccCTGATCCTACCATGTTGTAATATTTTGACTATTACAAGtactaataaaatattaagtagCATCATTTTATGttccaaaatattattttgttgtaAAAGATGATTTTACTACAATCTGTTGTGAAATAAATTGCAGTTTTACACAAGTGCAAATAATCATTCTTGGATGTTATTGTCCTCAGAAAGCAGATGAACGTCACTACAGAGGAAAGATGACCCATTCTCTTGTGCAGGATTCCAGGAACAGCTCTTCTCATTCTACGTTCTTCATCTTGCTTGgaatcccagggctggagaatTATCAATTTTGGGTTGCCTTTCCATTCTGTGTCATGTATATTGTGGCAGTGACTGGAAATGTCACCATCCTACACATAATCCGGATAGACCACACACTACATGGGCCCATGTATCTCTTCCTGGCCATGCTGGCTACCACTGACCTGGTCCTATCCTCCTCCACACAACCTAAAATGCTGGCCATACTCTGGTTTCATGACCATAAGATTGAATACCATGCCTGCCTCATTCAGGTGTTCTTCATACATACCTTTTCTTCTGTGGAGTCTGGGGTGCTCATGGCTATGGCCTTGGACCATTACGTGGCCATCTGCTTCCCACTCCGACATTCCAGCATCCTGACCACATCTGTAGTCATCAAACTGGGGACAGCTGTGATGGTCAGAGGGCTGCTGTGGGTGAGCCCTTTCTGCTTCATGATCTCCAGGATGCCCTTCTGTCCCAGCAAGGTCATTCCCCAGTCCTACTGTGAGCACATGGCTGTGCTCAAGTTGGTGTGTGCTGATACCAAAATCAATCGTGGATATGGGCTCTTTGTGGCTTTCTCTGTGGCTAGCTTTGATTTAATTGTCATCAGTGTATCTTATGTGATGATTCTGAGAGCTGTGCTGAGGTTGCCCTCAGGTGAAGCCCGCCTCAAAGCTTTTGGTACATGTGCTTCTCATATTGGTGTAAGCTTAACCTTATATATTCCAGCCCTTTTCACCTTCCTTACCCACCGCTTTGGCCACCATGTACCCCGTGTTGTGCACATCATGTTTGCTAATGTCTACCTGCTGGTTCCTCCCATGCTCAATCCCATCATCTATGGAGTCAGAACCAAACAGATCAGGGACAGGGTTACCCGAGGGTGTTGTAGAAAAGATCCTTGAACCAGGGAGCCCAGCAGATCAGGGACAGGGTTATCCAAGGGTGTTGTAGAAAAGGCCCTTGAACCAGGGAGCCTAGCATTCGTGCTTCAGTTTGTACCCACAGAGATGAGGAGCAGTTCCAGGCTCTTACCCACCATTGCAAAGCCATCCCTATAATCACAGCTAGTCTAGAGGCTGAAAACCTTCtagaacaaggaaaaataaatttcatggtCCCTACAGCAAGTGATCTGAGAGATGTGATATGTAATATAGACTTAGTGGCAGTATATTCCTCTTGAAAAAATTAACTgttgacttcccacagggcagggtttcctgccctctcttaaggagggagggggagggatgagGGTGAGTGAGGaagcgggaggggaatgggaggaggggaggaagtgtaaatttttttaatgaaaaaaaaattaacttgtcATCCATTCAGTCAGTAATACTGCACTGGGTTGCCATAGTTTAAATAGACGGTCATACAATTTGGAAGGAATCTATAGATgtcatcaattaaaaaatatatagttttctATTCCATCTGGaaatctctttatttaaaaatattattttagaaatcGATATAAGTTCAAAGTCCTGCCTGAATCCAGATAttaaaaacaaagggaaacaTACAACTTCTTCTGTAAGAACTGAGTGTGGTGATCCATGCCAATAATCACAGCATTAGGGAACTTGAGGCAGGGGCATTtgggtttgaggtcagtttggccTATATAGAAAAACTTTATctcagtaaaataaaacaaaagaagagagaaggggaagaaggagggaaggaggcgggaagaaggagggaaaagaagatgGAAGTGGAAGAAAGGCagactgggaggggaggagagaagaaaatgaggggAAGAGGGTAGgtgggagagaaaaataaatgaaagcaaaggaagaaatgagattGAATAATAggtgttattttatgtgtaatagGATATAAAAAATTACCAATGTGCTATtaaattttagataaaataaatttaatttctataATTCTCGATGctaattgtaaaataaatacacatcttTTGAATTTACTTAATAAAGACACATAAATGTTAATACCTATTGTTGTTAAAAAGGCTTACAgccttttagttttcttttttgcaaaaatattttttattttattttttaaaaaatgcacaacttttttcattttacataccaatccaagtttccagtctctcccctcctcccattcccttcaccttcTCCTAACCccagcccccatccactcctcagagagggtaaggcgcattgctttgaggaaggtccaaggccctccctactatatctaggctgagcaaggtatccatccaaagagaataggttcccaaaaagccagaacaagcagtaggtaTGAATCCTGGTGCCTGtaccagtggccccgcagtctgcctcagccacacaa of the Chionomys nivalis chromosome 8, mChiNiv1.1, whole genome shotgun sequence genome contains:
- the LOC130880533 gene encoding olfactory receptor 52R1-like; translation: MTHSLVQDSRNSSSHSTFFILLGIPGLENYQFWVAFPFCVMYIVAVTGNVTILHIIRIDHTLHGPMYLFLAMLATTDLVLSSSTQPKMLAILWFHDHKIEYHACLIQVFFIHTFSSVESGVLMAMALDHYVAICFPLRHSSILTTSVVIKLGTAVMVRGLLWVSPFCFMISRMPFCPSKVIPQSYCEHMAVLKLVCADTKINRGYGLFVAFSVASFDLIVISVSYVMILRAVLRLPSGEARLKAFGTCASHIGVSLTLYIPALFTFLTHRFGHHVPRVVHIMFANVYLLVPPMLNPIIYGVRTKQIRDRVTRGCCRKDP